In one Sporomusa sphaeroides DSM 2875 genomic region, the following are encoded:
- a CDS encoding ASKHA domain-containing protein, with protein MKKAAKTFTLTIKDNDSVLSCSSASTIMRTLLDRGLFIEANCNGRGSCGRCLVQVLEGRVADRDGNAVPPGENNMYLACQIYPQADVTICLPRLEVSQKAQAAQIPVEVTKALLKKIVLAPAYPTLSKHYSFQAMLRQALATAGAAAGGCDNITVLRSLQEAVAAKPELITLTLLQEEVIAVEAGDTSPALFGVAFDIGTTTVVGLLVDLNTYNVVAVCSKNNPQASRGADVITRIQAACESAEGLAGLSKLIRSCMNAIIHELCSQAGIETSHIYAVTIAGNTTMTQLLQGISPSTLVKQPYAALFNHLAPLCPNDIDIGINAWGKVLILPNVASFIGSDTTAAVLAAGQDLDTVPTLLVDLGTNGEMVLHDGQAMYACSTAAGPAFEGAHIRDGMRAAPGAISDVKITKDQVISTVIGEGKPAGICGSGMVKAIAEFIKTGILHTSGRFNQAAIAALHPGLQRRFRQSNNEWEFVLVAGAETMNGKDIAVTQSDIRQIQLVKSSLRTGIEFLLTKLNNKAETEYRIYLAGAFGNYIDIDSALLIGMLPAIKKESILSVGNAAGTGAVMALLSADNLKRCTAIADRIEYVELASQPGFQNRFLQNLAFPKN; from the coding sequence ATGAAAAAGGCGGCCAAAACGTTTACTTTAACGATCAAAGACAATGACAGTGTGCTAAGTTGCTCGTCAGCTTCCACCATAATGCGGACTTTACTTGACCGCGGCCTGTTTATAGAAGCCAACTGTAATGGCAGGGGTTCGTGCGGGCGCTGCCTGGTCCAGGTCCTTGAGGGCCGGGTAGCAGACCGTGACGGCAATGCGGTGCCGCCAGGTGAAAATAATATGTATTTAGCCTGCCAAATTTACCCACAGGCAGATGTAACCATCTGTTTGCCCCGCCTGGAGGTGAGTCAAAAAGCACAAGCAGCCCAAATCCCGGTAGAGGTTACTAAAGCGCTGTTAAAAAAGATTGTGCTGGCACCGGCGTATCCCACACTTAGTAAGCATTATTCCTTCCAGGCAATGCTCAGGCAAGCGCTGGCAACAGCAGGGGCGGCTGCCGGAGGCTGTGACAATATAACCGTCCTTAGAAGCCTGCAGGAGGCAGTGGCAGCAAAACCCGAGCTGATTACCCTCACTCTCCTGCAGGAAGAGGTAATAGCCGTTGAAGCCGGAGACACATCACCGGCCTTGTTTGGTGTTGCCTTTGACATAGGCACAACAACAGTTGTTGGCCTCTTGGTTGATCTAAACACCTATAACGTAGTGGCCGTATGCTCAAAAAACAACCCGCAAGCCTCCAGGGGAGCGGATGTAATAACAAGGATACAAGCCGCCTGTGAGTCGGCGGAAGGCTTAGCGGGTCTGTCCAAGCTTATCCGAAGCTGTATGAATGCCATTATTCACGAGCTTTGCAGCCAAGCAGGCATTGAAACTAGCCATATTTACGCTGTAACCATAGCAGGCAATACTACGATGACACAGCTCCTGCAGGGAATATCTCCGTCAACCCTTGTGAAACAACCTTACGCCGCCTTGTTTAACCATTTGGCTCCGCTTTGTCCCAACGACATTGATATCGGGATAAATGCCTGGGGCAAAGTCCTGATATTACCTAATGTTGCGAGTTTTATCGGCTCTGACACAACGGCGGCCGTCCTGGCGGCAGGGCAAGATCTTGACACCGTCCCGACACTGCTGGTAGATTTAGGGACAAACGGTGAAATGGTCTTACATGACGGCCAAGCGATGTATGCCTGCTCGACAGCAGCCGGTCCGGCTTTTGAGGGAGCGCATATCCGTGATGGCATGCGGGCGGCGCCAGGAGCTATCAGTGATGTCAAAATAACAAAGGATCAGGTTATAAGCACCGTGATTGGCGAGGGAAAGCCGGCAGGGATTTGCGGTTCAGGTATGGTAAAAGCCATAGCGGAATTTATTAAAACCGGGATTCTGCATACCAGCGGGCGTTTCAATCAAGCGGCGATAGCAGCACTTCATCCCGGCTTGCAGCGCCGGTTCAGGCAAAGTAATAACGAGTGGGAATTTGTCCTTGTTGCAGGGGCTGAAACGATGAACGGCAAGGACATTGCCGTGACCCAGTCAGATATTCGCCAGATTCAGCTTGTCAAGTCCTCCTTGCGGACAGGAATTGAGTTTCTGCTGACAAAGCTAAATAATAAAGCAGAAACAGAGTACCGCATTTATCTGGCAGGCGCCTTTGGCAACTATATTGATATCGACAGTGCATTACTTATTGGTATGCTGCCGGCAATCAAGAAAGAGTCGATACTATCTGTCGGCAACGCCGCAGGTACCGGCGCCGTAATGGCGCTATTGTCTGCCGATAACCTGAAGCGCTGTACGGCAATAGCCGACAGGATCGAATACGTGGAACTGGCTTCCCAGCCAGGCTTTCAAAACAGATTTTTGCAAAACCTGGCTTTTCCCAAAAACTGA
- a CDS encoding MFS transporter, protein MNTGNSFSSYRWVILALVVVCFCATFVTRFTWPPLITTVAPVLKLSMAQAGSYMSAFYIGYLVTQIPAGIIADKFGVRVVLAVSLMLEGVSTSSLAFTGNYEAGFVLRIIAGLGAGAVYASAARALVEWFPARERGRAFGLLMVAPSAGILISNFLAPTLNQMVGWQGAFMSVGTITFVAGVFVALFMRSNAPRENEKGSLTAGFTFIFQHKNLMLTCVAGFCLMWLQLAVATWANVYIKSIGFTVKEAGAVMMWYGVGGVLSPIVAGFLSDRLNNRRVIVLVSLALTIPLTLWFGYETSLTALYILSFSAAFASYLANPMLNVMVANYAGVQWAATASGIANFLYQIASLISPLVLGLVIDWTGNFSWVWWIMALGPAAGFIVMLNIKEEQT, encoded by the coding sequence ATGAACACCGGCAATAGCTTTAGCTCCTATCGTTGGGTAATTCTCGCACTTGTAGTTGTTTGTTTTTGTGCCACCTTCGTTACCCGTTTTACCTGGCCACCCCTGATAACAACCGTCGCTCCTGTGCTGAAACTGAGTATGGCTCAGGCAGGCTCTTATATGAGTGCTTTTTATATCGGTTATCTTGTCACGCAAATTCCGGCTGGCATTATTGCGGACAAGTTTGGTGTACGCGTGGTGCTGGCTGTCAGTCTGATGCTTGAGGGGGTTTCCACTTCGTCCCTGGCATTTACCGGTAATTATGAGGCAGGCTTTGTGCTGCGGATCATTGCCGGTCTGGGAGCCGGTGCTGTGTACGCTTCGGCCGCCAGAGCACTGGTGGAATGGTTTCCGGCAAGAGAACGCGGCAGAGCTTTTGGCCTGCTTATGGTGGCTCCTTCAGCCGGTATCCTAATTTCAAATTTTTTGGCGCCTACCCTTAACCAAATGGTTGGCTGGCAAGGCGCCTTTATGTCGGTGGGAACAATAACCTTTGTTGCAGGTGTGTTTGTTGCATTATTTATGCGTTCGAATGCGCCAAGGGAAAATGAGAAGGGATCATTGACAGCCGGCTTTACCTTTATCTTTCAGCATAAAAATTTGATGCTGACTTGTGTGGCCGGGTTTTGCTTAATGTGGCTGCAGTTAGCTGTGGCAACCTGGGCAAATGTTTATATTAAATCAATCGGCTTCACCGTAAAGGAAGCCGGTGCAGTCATGATGTGGTATGGAGTTGGCGGTGTTTTGTCACCGATTGTGGCCGGTTTCTTGTCTGACCGGTTAAATAACAGGCGGGTAATTGTTTTGGTATCACTGGCGCTTACCATTCCGTTAACCCTGTGGTTCGGCTATGAGACTTCACTGACCGCACTGTATATACTTAGCTTCTCCGCTGCTTTTGCCTCTTATCTGGCAAACCCCATGCTTAATGTAATGGTTGCCAATTATGCGGGAGTTCAATGGGCTGCTACCGCTAGCGGCATAGCTAACTTCCTGTACCAGATTGCCTCTTTAATTAGTCCGCTTGTTCTCGGGTTAGTCATTGACTGGACAGGTAACTTTAGCTGGGTGTGGTGGATTATGGCCTTGGGTCCGGCTGCCGGCTTTATCGTTATGTTAAATATCAAAGAAGAGCAGACTTAG